One part of the Dioscorea cayenensis subsp. rotundata cultivar TDr96_F1 chromosome 2, TDr96_F1_v2_PseudoChromosome.rev07_lg8_w22 25.fasta, whole genome shotgun sequence genome encodes these proteins:
- the LOC120277322 gene encoding probable acyl-activating enzyme 1, peroxisomal, whose translation MEGSVRGSANYVPLTPLSFLERAAIVFGERTSLVYGSTTYTWKETHQRCHRLASSLVDLGISKLDVVAVLAMNIPAMYELHFGVPMTGGVLCTLNTRHDSAMVSILLKHSEAKIIFVDHQLLKIAQGALDLMSQDNSKLPILILISESGEHSFPDYLEYETLLRSANPNFDVRWPIDECDPITLNYTSGTTSRPKGVIYSHRGAFLNSISTLLFGDITTMPVFLWTVPMFHCNGWCLTWGVAAQGGINICLRNFTGKDVFDRIALHKVTHMGGAPTVLSMIANTPTDDRKPLPGCVAILTGAAPPPPQILFEMEQLGFRVVHAYGLTETYGPGTVCTWKPEWDALPTEERSKLKARQGLNHIGMEEVDIKDSKTMKSVPADGKTMGEVMFRGNVVMNGYFKDLNATMESFAGGWFRSGDLGVKQADGYIQLKDRSKDIIISGGENISTIEVESALFSHPAVLEAAVVGRPDDHWGETPCAFVKLKEGVHVQPEEIIQFCRAKLPHYMAPRSVIFENLPKTSTGKTQKFVLREKAKAMGSLFRKGGSKL comes from the exons ATGGAGGGCTCCGTCCGCGGCTCTGCGAACTACGTCCCTCTCACCCCTCTGAGCTTCCTAGAGCGCGCGGCCATCGTCTTTGGCGAACGGACCTCGCTGGTCTATGGCTCCACAACCTACACTTGGAAGGAGACACATCAGCGTTGCCACAGGCTCGCCTCCTCCCTTGTCGACCTCGGCATATCCAAACTCGATGTT GTTGCTGTCCTTGCCATGAACATCCCAGCAATGTATGAGCTACATTTTGGTGTTCCGATGACTGGTGGAGTTCTCTGCACACTTAATACCCGACATGATTCTGCAATGGTGTCTATCCTGCTGAAGCACTCTGAAGCCAAAATCATTTTTGTTGATCATCAGCTCCTTAAGATTGCTCAAGGAGCTCTTGATCTGATGTCCCAGGATAATAGCAAGCTTCCCATCCTTATTCTAATTTCTGAATCCGGTGAACACTCATTCCCTGATTACCTTGAATACGAGACTCTATTAAGGAGTGCAAATCCTAACTTTGATGTTAGGTGGCCTATTGATGAATGTGATCCAATTACGCTGAATTACACTTCTGGAACTACGTCTAGACCAAAAGGAGTCATTTATAGCCACCGGGGAGCATTCCTAAATTCAATTTCTACACTCCTCTTCGGTGATATCACCACTATGCCAGTGTTTCTGTGGACTGTGCCTATGTTCCATTGTAATGGGTGGTGCCTCACTTGGGGTGTAGCAGCACAAGGTGGAATCAACATTTGCCTCAGAAACTTTACTGGGAAGGATGTTTTCGATAGAATTGCACTCCATAAGGTGACACACATGGGTGGTGCACCTACAGTTCTTAGTATGATTGCTAATACTCCGACTGATGACAGAAAGCCACTTCCTGGCTGTGTAGCAATCCTGACTGGCGCTGCTCCTCCACCAcctcaaattttatttgaaatggaACAGCTTGGCTTTCGAGTTGTTCATGCTTATGGACTCACTGAGACCTATGGCCCCGGCACTGTCTGCACATGGAAACCTGAATGGGATGCACTGCCTACAGAAGAAAGGTCAAAGCTTAAGGCACGACAGGGACTCAACCATATTGGCATGGAAGAAGTCGACATCAAAGATTCAAAAACTATGAAAAGTGTTCCAGCAGATGGAAAAACTATGGGTGAGGTAATGTTTCGAGGCAATGTTGTGATGAATGGATACTTCAAAGACTTAAACGCGACAATGGAGTCTTTTGCTGGTGGATGGTTTCGCTCTGGCGACCTTGGAGTAAAGCAAGCTGATGGTTATATTCAACTCAAGGATCGTTCAAAAGACATAATAATCTCTGGTGGCGAAAATATAAGCACGATTGAAGTTGAGTCAGCTCTCTTTAGCCATCCAGCAGTGCTTGAGGCAGCAGTAGTTGGAAGGCCTGATGATCATTGGGGTGAGACACCTTGTGCATTTGTTAAACTGAAGGAGGGTGTTCATGTTCAGCCTGAGGAAATCATACAATTTTGCCGTGCCAAGTTGCCACATTACATGGCTCCCCGGAGTGTCATATTTGAGAATCTTCCTAAAACCTCTACTGGGAAAACACAGAAGTTTGTTCTTAGAGAGAAGGCCAAGGCAATGGGAAGCCTTTTCAGGAAAGGTGGAAGCAAGCTTTGA